In Comamonas koreensis, the genomic stretch CCGTCACTCCATACATTGCAATGCTGAATGGAGAGCCGATTGGGTATGCCCAGTCGTACGTTGCTCTTGGAAGCGGGGACGGTTGGTGGGAAGAAGAAACCGATCCAGGAGTACGCGGAATAGACCAGTCACTGGCGAATGCATCACAACTGGGCAAAGGCTTGGGAACCAAGCTGGTTCGAGCTCTGGTTGAGTTGCTGTTCAATGATCCCGAGGTCACCAAGATCCAAACGGACCCGTCGCCGAGCAACTTGCGAGCGATCCGATGCTACGAGAAAGCGGGGTTTGAGAGGCAAGGTACCGTAACCACCCCAGATGGTCCAGCCGTGTACATGGTTCAAACACGCCAGGCATTCGAGCGAACACGCAGTGATGCCTAACCCTTCCATCGAGGGGGACGTCCAAGGGCTGGCGCCCTTGGCCGCCCCTCATGTCAAACGTTGGGCGTCTTTTCAGTAGTGGTACTTGAGTTGAACGATCCAAAGGGCATCATCCGCCACTTTGTAAACCATTCGGTGCTCATCCGTAATTCGACGAGACCAATAACCGGCCAAAGCATGTTTTAATGGCTCTGGCTTGCCCACTCCAGAGAAAGGCTCTCGGGTGGTTTCTTTAATTAGCTTGTTAATTCGATCAACCATGCGGCGGTCTTGTTTTTGCCAGAACAGATAATCTTCCCATGCATCATCGGAAAAAATTAATCTCATTCGGCCAACTCCCGCGCCTGTCCTCGGCCCGCTTCAAGTTGCTCGATCGACTTGAAAAGCCGCTTGGCGTTGGCGGGGCTGCGCAGCAGATACGCAGTTTCTTCCAGCGCCTGGAAATCTTCCAGCGAGAGAATCACAACCGATTGGTCGCCGTTACGTGTGATGATCACCGGCTCATGATCGTTGCAAACACGATCCATGGTTCCAGCCAGGTTGGCGCGGGCGTGTGTGTAAGTGATAGCGTCCATAACATCCTCCGTACATGTACAGAAAATTGTACAACAAGAGCAACTCGAAGGCGAGGCAAAAAAACGCCCAACCCTTCAATCAAGTCGGGACGGCCAAAAGCAAGCTTTTGGCTCCCCTCGCTGGCGCTCGGCGCCCCTTATTTCAAACGTTAGGCATCACAAAGTACAGCATCGTGACCAACAGCAACGATTCCGTCACACTGCGCCTCATGACTGAGCATGACCTTGCGATGCTCTATGAGTGGCTAAATCGATCTCATATCGTCGAGTGGTGGGGCGGAGAAGAAGCACGCCCGACACTTGCTGACGTACAGGAACAGTACTTGCCAAGCGTTTTAGCGCAAGAGTCCGTCACTCCATACATTGCAATGCTGAATGGAGAGCCGATTGGGTATGCCCAGTCGTACGTTGCTCTTGGAAGCGGGGACGGTTGGTGGGAAGAAGAAACCGATCCAGGAGTACGCGGAATAGACCAGTCACTGGCGAATGCATCACAACTGGGCAAAGGCTTGGGAACCAAGCTGGTTCGAGCTCTGGTTGAGTTGCTGTTCAATGATCCCGAGGTCACCAAGATCCAAACGGACCCGTCGCCGAGCAACTTG encodes the following:
- a CDS encoding aminoglycoside N-acetyltransferase AAC(6')-Ib4, whose amino-acid sequence is MTNSNDSVTLRLMTEHDLAMLYEWLNRSHIVEWWGGEEARPTLADVQEQYLPSVLAQESVTPYIAMLNGEPIGYAQSYVALGSGDGWWEEETDPGVRGIDQSLANASQLGKGLGTKLVRALVELLFNDPEVTKIQTDPSPSNLRAIRCYEKAGFERQGTVTTPDGPAVYMVQTRQAFERTRSDA
- a CDS encoding aminoglycoside N-acetyltransferase AAC(6')-Ib', translated to MTNSNDSVTLRLMTEHDLAMLYEWLNRSHIVEWWGGEEARPTLADVQEQYLPSVLAQESVTPYIAMLNGEPIGYAQSYVALGSGDGWWEEETDPGVRGIDQSLANASQLGKGLGTKLVRALVELLFNDPEVTKIQTDPSPSNLRAIRCYEKAGFERQGTVTTPDGPAVYMVQTRQAFERTRSVA
- a CDS encoding Txe/YoeB family addiction module toxin encodes the protein MRLIFSDDAWEDYLFWQKQDRRMVDRINKLIKETTREPFSGVGKPEPLKHALAGYWSRRITDEHRMVYKVADDALWIVQLKYHY
- a CDS encoding type II toxin-antitoxin system Phd/YefM family antitoxin; protein product: MDAITYTHARANLAGTMDRVCNDHEPVIITRNGDQSVVILSLEDFQALEETAYLLRSPANAKRLFKSIEQLEAGRGQARELAE